A part of Citrifermentans bremense genomic DNA contains:
- the gpmI gene encoding 2,3-bisphosphoglycerate-independent phosphoglycerate mutase, with product MPKKPLLLMILDGWGINSDTESNAIAQAKTPNMTRLTAEYPSGTIDGSGMSVGLPAGQMGNSEVGHTNIGAGRVVYQDLTRISKSIDDGDFFQNPVLLDCMKKTVQGSGRLHLAGLLSDGGVHSHDTHLYALIDMAKRNGVREVFVHCLLDGRDTPPQSGVDYLARLEAEMKRLSFGKIATVIGRYYAMDRDNRWDRVEQAYRAMVSGVGKPYPSAAAAIEQSYRDGVNDEFVLPSVIMEAGAPVGRLGDGDGFIFFNFRSDRAREITRAFTDTGFDGFKREEWPKLASYVCMTSYDETFGLPVAFGNEELVNIFPEVISNAGLTQLRIAETEKYAHVTFFFNGGRENPFPGEDRAMIPSPKEVATYDQKPEMSAYLVTEELLKRLDQDKYDVVILNFANADMVGHTGIFPAAVKAVEAVDECVGKLVAKVREKGGIALITADHGNAEMMKDEQGGPHTAHTCEMAPVVLVDDSRKGAKLRTGVLADLAPTMLELLGLPQPPEMGGKSLLVH from the coding sequence ATGCCTAAGAAGCCTCTGCTCTTGATGATCCTCGATGGCTGGGGGATCAATTCCGACACCGAGTCCAACGCCATCGCGCAGGCGAAGACCCCGAACATGACCCGGCTCACCGCCGAGTACCCAAGCGGCACCATCGACGGCTCCGGCATGTCCGTGGGGCTTCCCGCAGGCCAGATGGGGAACTCGGAGGTGGGGCACACCAACATCGGCGCCGGGCGCGTGGTGTACCAGGATCTCACCCGGATCAGCAAGTCCATCGACGACGGCGATTTCTTCCAGAACCCCGTCCTTCTGGACTGTATGAAGAAGACGGTGCAGGGAAGCGGGAGGCTGCACCTGGCGGGTCTTCTCTCCGACGGCGGCGTGCACTCCCACGACACCCACCTCTACGCGCTGATCGACATGGCGAAGCGCAACGGCGTCCGCGAGGTCTTCGTGCACTGCCTCCTGGACGGCCGCGACACCCCCCCGCAGAGCGGGGTCGACTACCTGGCGAGGCTCGAGGCGGAGATGAAGCGCCTTAGCTTCGGCAAGATCGCCACCGTGATCGGGCGCTACTACGCCATGGACCGCGACAACCGCTGGGACCGGGTGGAGCAGGCCTACCGCGCCATGGTTTCGGGCGTCGGGAAACCGTACCCGTCCGCCGCCGCGGCCATCGAGCAGAGCTACCGGGACGGGGTCAACGACGAGTTCGTGCTCCCGAGCGTGATCATGGAAGCTGGCGCTCCGGTGGGTAGGCTTGGCGACGGGGACGGCTTCATCTTCTTCAACTTCCGCTCCGACCGCGCCCGCGAGATCACCCGCGCCTTCACCGATACCGGCTTCGACGGGTTCAAGAGGGAGGAATGGCCCAAGCTCGCCAGCTACGTCTGCATGACCAGCTACGACGAGACCTTCGGCCTTCCGGTCGCCTTCGGAAACGAGGAACTGGTCAACATCTTCCCCGAGGTGATCAGCAACGCCGGGCTCACCCAGCTGAGGATCGCGGAGACCGAGAAGTACGCTCACGTCACCTTCTTCTTCAACGGCGGCAGGGAGAACCCCTTCCCCGGCGAGGACCGCGCCATGATTCCTTCACCCAAGGAAGTCGCCACCTACGACCAGAAGCCCGAGATGAGCGCCTACCTCGTCACCGAGGAGCTCCTGAAGCGGCTCGACCAGGACAAGTACGACGTGGTCATCCTCAACTTCGCCAACGCCGACATGGTCGGGCACACCGGCATCTTCCCGGCGGCGGTGAAGGCGGTCGAGGCCGTCGACGAGTGCGTCGGCAAGCTGGTGGCGAAGGTGCGGGAAAAAGGGGGTATCGCCCTCATCACCGCCGACCACGGCAATGCCGAGATGATGAAGGACGAGCAGGGGGGACCGCACACGGCGCACACCTGCGAGATGGCGCCGGTGGTCCTGGTGGACGATTCCCGCAAGGGGGCGAAGCTCAGGACAGGGGTGCTGGCGGACTTGGCTCCCACCATGCTCGAGCTCTTAGGCCTCCCCCAGCCCCCGGAGATGGGGGGCAAGAGCCTGCTGGTACATTAA
- a CDS encoding 23S rRNA (pseudouridine(1915)-N(3))-methyltransferase RlmH → MRLKLLWVGKTQESWVRTGIEEYAGRIRRYMPLEILEAREEKGAQAAAMRERECERLAKLIPKGGKLVLLDERGEAMTSPELASFLSKNRDQGTQDLVFAIGGAFGFTDAFRSQAFKSISLSRMTLTHQMVRVFLLEQIYRGFTIINGEPYHHE, encoded by the coding sequence ATGAGGCTGAAGCTCCTTTGGGTCGGCAAGACCCAGGAGAGCTGGGTCAGGACCGGTATTGAGGAGTACGCGGGGCGCATCAGGCGCTACATGCCGCTGGAGATCCTGGAGGCCCGGGAGGAAAAGGGGGCGCAGGCCGCCGCGATGCGGGAGCGGGAATGCGAGCGCCTGGCGAAGCTGATTCCCAAGGGGGGGAAGCTGGTGCTCCTGGACGAGCGGGGGGAGGCAATGACCTCGCCGGAGCTCGCCTCCTTTCTCTCCAAAAACCGCGACCAGGGAACGCAGGACCTGGTCTTCGCCATCGGGGGGGCCTTCGGCTTCACCGACGCTTTCCGCAGCCAGGCCTTCAAGTCGATATCGCTTTCCCGCATGACCCTCACCCACCAGATGGTGAGGGTCTTCCTGCTGGAACAGATCTACCGCGGCTTCACCATCATTAACGGCGAGCCGTATCATCATGAGTAG
- the rsfS gene encoding ribosome silencing factor, translated as MQDKEVLTAEERAIKCAAFALDKKALDVKVLEIKKISSIADYLVLATGRSDRQVMAMADAVKQGMKPFDRSIDMEGYEQGRWVVIDYGDVIVHLFLEEVRNTYNLDELWQRAPRLEIPEEYLWENKGA; from the coding sequence ATGCAAGATAAGGAAGTATTGACGGCCGAAGAGCGTGCCATCAAGTGTGCGGCATTCGCCCTGGACAAGAAGGCGCTCGACGTCAAGGTCCTGGAAATCAAGAAGATCTCCAGCATCGCCGATTACCTGGTGCTCGCCACCGGGCGCTCGGACCGCCAGGTGATGGCGATGGCCGACGCGGTAAAGCAGGGGATGAAGCCCTTCGACCGGTCGATAGACATGGAAGGGTACGAGCAGGGACGCTGGGTGGTCATCGACTACGGCGACGTTATCGTCCACCTCTTCCTGGAAGAGGTGCGCAACACCTACAACCTGGACGAACTCTGGCAAAGGGCTCCGCGGCTCGAGATCCCCGAGGAATACCTTTGGGAGAATAAAGGGGCATGA
- the nadD gene encoding nicotinate-nucleotide adenylyltransferase, translated as MRLGILGGTFNPIHNAHLRIAEEARDLYQLDRVAFIPAATPPHKPLVGELSFASRLEMVRLAVADNPGFMVSDMEGVRGGRSYSIDTLRELKAQYPKDELFFIVGADSFNDISTWREYAAIFGLCNVISVQRPGSTITSLAEALPVAIAGEFCYDSAAKRLNHCSGHAVYALDGVLLDISSSHIRQLVQGGRSIRYLLPDAVEQYIKEQRLYADAR; from the coding sequence ATGAGACTGGGGATTCTGGGGGGGACCTTCAACCCCATCCATAACGCTCACCTGCGCATCGCGGAGGAGGCGCGCGACCTCTACCAGCTGGACCGGGTCGCCTTCATCCCGGCTGCGACTCCGCCGCACAAGCCGCTGGTGGGGGAGCTCTCCTTTGCCAGCCGCCTGGAGATGGTGCGCTTGGCTGTGGCCGACAACCCGGGCTTCATGGTTTCCGACATGGAAGGTGTGCGCGGCGGGCGCTCCTACTCTATCGACACGCTGCGCGAGCTGAAGGCGCAGTACCCTAAGGACGAGCTCTTCTTCATTGTGGGTGCCGACTCCTTCAACGACATCTCCACCTGGAGGGAATACGCGGCGATTTTCGGGCTTTGCAACGTGATCAGCGTGCAGCGCCCCGGTTCAACCATCACCAGCCTTGCCGAGGCCCTCCCTGTTGCCATAGCAGGCGAGTTCTGCTATGATTCGGCGGCTAAACGGCTCAATCACTGCTCTGGCCACGCAGTTTACGCGCTGGACGGGGTCCTTTTGGACATCTCTTCCAGCCACATCCGCCAGCTGGTCCAGGGCGGCCGCTCGATCAGGTATCTGCTGCCGGATGCCGTAGAGCAATACATAAAGGAACAGAGGTTATACGCTGATGCAAGATAA
- a CDS encoding glutamate-5-semialdehyde dehydrogenase translates to MEPFIPVNKPLGFALREVHMSVAEQIRSIAAEARQASFAMAKLSSAAKDQLLLDMALALINDAPHIIEENKKDLEAGQQRGLSAAMLDRLMLNEQRVKGMADAIREVAQLPDPVGEVTGMWKRPNDLMVGKMRIPLGVIGIIYESRPNVTSDAAALCLKSGNAVVLRGGSEAIHSNLAIATILKAQLAKHGIPAAALSLIPFVEREGVTEMLKQEEYIDVIIPRGGESLIRFVVENSKIPVIKHYKGVCHIFVDATADFEMAREIIVNAKTQRPGVCNALETLLIHKDIAETFVPFIYEALSTLKVELRGDKAFRQFAPKATEATEEDWYAEYLELILAAAVVDGLDAAIDHINRYSSLHTESIITGDYANSQRFIREVNSGVVMVNASTRFSDGNQLGLGAEIGISTTKLHSFGPMGLTDLTTTKFIVYGSGQVRP, encoded by the coding sequence ATGGAACCCTTCATCCCTGTCAATAAGCCTTTGGGTTTTGCCTTACGGGAGGTACACATGTCAGTTGCCGAACAGATCCGCAGCATCGCCGCCGAAGCCAGGCAGGCCTCCTTCGCCATGGCGAAGCTCTCCTCCGCCGCCAAGGACCAACTGCTCCTGGACATGGCGCTCGCGCTCATCAACGACGCGCCGCACATCATAGAGGAAAACAAGAAGGACCTTGAGGCCGGGCAACAGCGAGGGCTCTCCGCCGCGATGCTTGACCGCCTGATGCTGAACGAGCAGCGGGTCAAAGGGATGGCCGATGCCATCCGCGAGGTGGCGCAGCTCCCCGACCCGGTGGGCGAGGTGACCGGCATGTGGAAGCGCCCCAACGACCTGATGGTCGGGAAGATGCGCATCCCCCTCGGCGTCATCGGCATCATCTACGAGTCGCGCCCGAACGTCACCTCGGACGCCGCCGCCCTCTGCCTTAAAAGCGGGAACGCGGTGGTCCTGCGCGGAGGCTCCGAGGCGATCCACTCGAACCTCGCCATCGCCACCATCCTGAAAGCGCAGCTCGCAAAGCACGGCATCCCGGCCGCCGCCCTTTCCCTCATCCCGTTCGTGGAGCGCGAAGGGGTGACCGAGATGCTCAAGCAGGAGGAGTACATCGACGTCATCATCCCCAGAGGGGGGGAGAGCCTGATCCGGTTCGTGGTGGAAAACTCCAAGATCCCGGTGATCAAGCACTACAAGGGAGTCTGCCACATCTTCGTCGACGCCACGGCCGACTTCGAGATGGCGCGCGAGATCATCGTCAACGCCAAGACCCAGCGCCCCGGCGTCTGCAACGCGCTGGAAACGCTCCTGATCCACAAGGACATAGCGGAAACCTTCGTCCCCTTCATCTACGAGGCCCTTTCCACGCTCAAGGTGGAGCTCAGGGGGGACAAGGCCTTCCGGCAGTTCGCCCCCAAGGCGACCGAGGCGACCGAGGAGGACTGGTACGCCGAGTACCTGGAGCTGATCCTGGCGGCGGCGGTCGTGGACGGGCTCGATGCGGCCATCGACCACATCAACCGCTACAGCTCGCTGCACACCGAGTCCATCATCACCGGCGATTATGCGAACTCGCAGCGCTTCATCCGCGAGGTGAACTCCGGCGTGGTGATGGTGAACGCCTCCACCCGCTTCTCGGACGGAAATCAGCTCGGTCTCGGCGCGGAGATCGGCATCTCCACCACCAAGCTGCACTCGTTCGGGCCGATGGGGCTCACCGACCTCACCACCACCAAGTTCATCGTCTACGGCTCGGGGCAGGTGCGCCCCTGA
- the proB gene encoding glutamate 5-kinase, with protein MRKELLKKVKRVVVKIGSGVLTDENGGVDPRFLDGLAAQVAELSGKGVEVVVVSSGAVAAGRQALGLPDRPRTLPQKQAAAAVGQSRLMRAYEEAFSSYDLKVAQILLTRDDLANRRRFQNARGTLDTLLACGIIPVINENDTVVVDELKFGDNDNLSALVTNLVEAQLLLIMTDIDGLYTADPRTDPSATLIHQVGAVTRELERGAGGSGTSVGTGGMATKLAAAKKVVKSGVAAIIFAGRGERTLSRVMQGELLGTLFLPAGESLNRRKHWIAFTIKPAGSIVVDAGARDVLSRHGRSLLPSGIAKVEGRFDRGACVRVLDPEGVEFARGITDYSSQEVEKIRGHQSGEIEQILGFRYGDDVIHRDNLVLL; from the coding sequence ATGCGCAAGGAACTGCTTAAGAAGGTAAAACGGGTCGTGGTCAAGATAGGATCCGGTGTTCTTACCGACGAAAACGGGGGGGTGGATCCCCGCTTTCTTGACGGGCTCGCGGCGCAGGTCGCGGAACTCAGCGGGAAGGGGGTCGAGGTGGTGGTTGTCTCCTCTGGGGCCGTGGCGGCAGGGCGCCAGGCGCTGGGGCTTCCTGACCGCCCGAGGACCCTCCCCCAGAAGCAGGCCGCGGCCGCGGTGGGGCAGTCCCGGCTGATGCGTGCCTACGAGGAAGCATTCTCCTCCTACGACCTCAAGGTGGCACAGATACTCTTGACGCGCGACGACCTTGCCAACAGGCGCCGCTTCCAGAACGCCCGCGGCACCCTGGACACCCTTCTTGCCTGCGGCATCATCCCGGTCATCAACGAAAACGACACGGTCGTGGTCGACGAGCTCAAGTTCGGCGACAACGACAACCTCTCGGCGCTGGTGACCAACCTGGTCGAGGCGCAGCTACTTTTGATCATGACGGACATCGACGGCCTCTACACCGCCGACCCACGCACCGACCCGAGCGCCACCCTGATCCACCAGGTGGGAGCGGTGACCCGCGAGTTGGAGCGGGGCGCCGGTGGCAGCGGCACTAGCGTCGGCACCGGCGGCATGGCGACCAAGCTCGCCGCGGCCAAGAAGGTGGTCAAGTCGGGTGTCGCGGCGATCATCTTCGCCGGGCGGGGGGAGCGCACCCTTTCCCGCGTGATGCAGGGGGAGCTCTTAGGCACCCTGTTCCTGCCGGCCGGCGAGTCGCTGAACCGGCGCAAACACTGGATCGCCTTCACCATCAAGCCCGCCGGCAGCATCGTCGTAGACGCCGGCGCGCGCGACGTCCTCTCCCGGCACGGCAGGAGCCTCCTTCCTTCCGGCATCGCAAAGGTGGAGGGGCGCTTCGACCGAGGCGCCTGCGTACGGGTGCTCGACCCCGAGGGGGTGGAGTTCGCGCGCGGCATCACCGATTATTCCAGCCAGGAAGTGGAGAAGATCCGCGGGCACCAAAGCGGCGAGATCGAGCAGATCCTCGGCTTTCGCTACGGCGACGACGTCATCCACCGGGACAACCTGGTCCTGCTTTAA
- a CDS encoding DUF2062 domain-containing protein — protein MFNKELWKKRIYSILSLDSHPGHIAAGFAVGVFISFTPFVGLHTALAIAAAFIFRLNKLTCITGAWVNTPVTIVPILGVSYKLGAFLTGARVKELQISGSLEWHNLERYAKSLILGSSLIGFVSAVIAYFLCYYLVLRFRSKDAAQSEIAEEMAEVGEELD, from the coding sequence TTGTTCAACAAAGAGCTCTGGAAAAAAAGGATCTACAGCATACTGTCGCTGGACAGCCATCCGGGGCACATCGCCGCAGGCTTTGCGGTCGGCGTCTTCATCAGCTTCACACCCTTCGTCGGACTGCACACAGCCCTCGCCATCGCGGCCGCCTTCATTTTCAGGCTCAACAAACTCACCTGCATCACCGGCGCCTGGGTCAACACGCCGGTCACCATCGTCCCCATCCTCGGCGTGAGCTACAAGCTCGGCGCCTTCCTCACCGGCGCCCGGGTCAAGGAGCTCCAGATCTCGGGAAGCCTTGAGTGGCACAACCTGGAGCGTTACGCCAAGTCGCTCATCCTCGGCTCATCCCTGATCGGCTTCGTCTCCGCCGTCATCGCCTACTTCCTCTGTTATTACCTGGTGCTCCGCTTCCGGTCCAAGGACGCGGCCCAGTCGGAGATCGCCGAGGAGATGGCGGAGGTCGGAGAAGAACTGGATTAA
- a CDS encoding inorganic phosphate transporter, giving the protein MPEVTLVLLVAVIAAALLFDYINGFHDTANAIATCVSTRALTVRTAIFMAAGLNFVGAMISTKVAATIGKGIVDASSITQVVVLAGIMGAIIWNLITWYYGLPSSSSHAIIGGLAGSVVAHAGTSALHWAGLKKIITVLILSPIVGAFFGFLFMVIMMWTFRNKAPYTLNKVFRKLQIFSAAVMAFSHGTADAQKSMGVITMALVSYGSLATFEVPNWVKLSCAVAMGLGTAAGGWRIIKTVGHDFVKLQPVHGFCVETASAGVILGASAMGLPTSTTHVITSSILGVGLSKRISAVNWGVAYRIVTAWVITIPASATVGFVSYMVFSPFLGK; this is encoded by the coding sequence ATGCCTGAGGTCACATTAGTCTTGCTGGTCGCGGTAATAGCCGCGGCGCTTTTGTTCGACTACATAAACGGCTTCCACGATACGGCCAACGCCATTGCAACCTGCGTTTCCACCCGTGCCCTCACGGTGAGGACCGCCATCTTCATGGCCGCCGGCCTCAACTTCGTAGGCGCCATGATCTCGACCAAGGTCGCCGCGACCATAGGCAAGGGGATCGTGGACGCCAGCAGCATCACCCAGGTAGTGGTACTGGCCGGGATCATGGGAGCCATCATCTGGAACCTGATCACCTGGTACTACGGCCTTCCCTCCTCCTCCTCGCACGCCATCATCGGCGGACTGGCGGGGTCGGTCGTGGCACATGCGGGCACCTCCGCGCTGCACTGGGCGGGATTGAAGAAGATCATCACCGTGCTGATTCTATCCCCGATCGTCGGCGCCTTCTTCGGCTTCCTCTTCATGGTCATCATGATGTGGACCTTCAGGAACAAGGCCCCCTACACGCTCAACAAGGTGTTCCGCAAGCTGCAGATCTTCTCCGCGGCAGTGATGGCCTTCTCCCACGGCACCGCCGATGCGCAGAAGTCCATGGGTGTCATCACCATGGCGCTGGTTAGCTACGGCAGCCTTGCCACCTTCGAGGTCCCCAACTGGGTGAAGCTCTCCTGCGCCGTCGCCATGGGGCTTGGCACCGCTGCGGGGGGGTGGAGGATCATCAAGACCGTCGGGCACGATTTCGTCAAGCTGCAGCCGGTGCACGGCTTCTGCGTCGAAACCGCGTCGGCAGGGGTCATCCTGGGCGCTTCCGCCATGGGGCTTCCCACCTCGACCACGCACGTGATCACCTCTTCCATCCTCGGGGTGGGGCTTTCCAAGAGGATCTCCGCGGTCAACTGGGGGGTCGCCTACCGCATAGTCACGGCCTGGGTCATCACCATACCAGCCTCGGCGACGGTCGGCTTTGTGAGCTACATGGTTTTCTCGCCGTTTCTCGGGAAGTAA
- a CDS encoding DUF47 domain-containing protein, whose product MFGLIPKEEKFFAMFRDMSHNIIEGAQLLKDMLDNFDDPVASQRKIKEVEHKGDTITHDIIKKLNKSFITPFDREDIYALSAALDDILDLIDASAQRFVMYNVEKPTPESKELAFLILKSCQTIDKTVALLGGKLEPISAYCIEVNALENEADRVCREAISRLFDEEKDPIQLIKWKEIYETLETATDKCEDAANILESVVVKNA is encoded by the coding sequence ATGTTTGGGTTGATTCCGAAGGAAGAGAAATTTTTCGCCATGTTCAGGGACATGTCTCACAACATCATCGAGGGTGCGCAGCTCTTGAAGGACATGCTGGACAACTTCGACGACCCGGTCGCCAGCCAGCGCAAGATCAAAGAGGTCGAGCACAAGGGCGACACGATCACCCACGACATCATCAAGAAGTTGAACAAGAGCTTCATCACCCCCTTCGACCGGGAAGACATCTACGCCCTTTCCGCGGCGCTGGACGACATCCTCGACCTGATCGACGCCTCGGCGCAGCGCTTCGTCATGTACAACGTTGAGAAGCCGACCCCGGAGTCCAAGGAGCTTGCCTTCCTGATCCTCAAGTCCTGCCAGACCATCGACAAGACGGTGGCTCTTCTGGGCGGCAAGCTGGAGCCGATCAGCGCCTACTGCATCGAGGTGAACGCCCTGGAGAACGAGGCGGACCGCGTCTGCCGCGAGGCGATCAGCCGCCTGTTCGACGAGGAGAAGGATCCGATCCAGCTCATCAAGTGGAAAGAGATCTACGAGACGCTGGAAACCGCAACGGACAAGTGCGAGGATGCAGCCAACATCCTGGAAAGCGTGGTGGTAAAAAATGCCTGA
- the uppP gene encoding undecaprenyl-diphosphatase UppP: MDPLHAAVLGTLQGLTEVLPISSSAHLILIPKFLNWPESGLTFDVALHIGTFLALVLYFWRDILELIGNFVAACRNGLNTPARRLPFYIIAATIPAAVAGKMLEGPIDEMFRKSPATIAALLVFFGLVLAFADTAGAKRWRVDRLTLKCALVIGLAQCLALLPGVSRSGITITAALLLGFHRESAARFSFLISLPIVAGAALLKVGHLVQTGIPAGEELPLLIGISTSAVFGFLSVAFLLKLVQRDSLYPFVWYRIFAGGGALALIFFPIL, translated from the coding sequence ATGGACCCTTTACACGCCGCTGTGCTTGGCACGCTGCAGGGACTCACCGAAGTCCTCCCCATCAGCAGCTCCGCCCACCTGATATTGATCCCGAAATTCCTGAACTGGCCCGAGTCGGGGCTCACCTTCGACGTCGCGCTCCACATCGGGACCTTCCTGGCCCTGGTCCTCTACTTCTGGCGCGACATCCTTGAATTGATCGGCAACTTCGTGGCGGCATGCCGCAACGGGCTCAACACGCCGGCTAGACGGCTCCCTTTTTACATCATCGCGGCCACCATTCCCGCGGCGGTGGCCGGAAAGATGCTGGAGGGGCCGATCGACGAGATGTTCCGCAAGAGCCCGGCGACCATTGCGGCGCTCCTCGTCTTCTTCGGGCTGGTGCTCGCCTTCGCCGACACCGCCGGGGCCAAGCGCTGGCGGGTGGACCGGCTCACCCTGAAGTGCGCCCTGGTTATCGGACTGGCCCAGTGCCTGGCCCTGCTGCCGGGCGTCTCCCGCTCCGGGATCACCATCACCGCCGCGCTTCTTCTGGGCTTTCACCGCGAGTCGGCGGCCCGCTTCTCCTTCCTCATCTCGCTGCCCATCGTGGCCGGCGCCGCCCTTTTGAAGGTGGGGCACCTGGTGCAGACCGGGATCCCCGCAGGGGAGGAGCTCCCGCTTCTGATCGGCATCTCCACCTCCGCCGTCTTCGGCTTTTTGAGCGTCGCCTTCCTTTTGAAGCTGGTGCAGCGCGACTCCCTCTACCCCTTCGTCTGGTACCGCATCTTCGCCGGCGGAGGCGCCCTCGCCCTGATCTTCTTCCCCATCCTCTAG
- the radC gene encoding RadC family protein, with translation MSGGIKCWPEKERPREKLMQQGASFLSEAELLALILKSGDAASGRSALDLGRELMLQFGSLSLLADASCSEIQKVKGIGPAKATCILAALDLARRLRERDRRPIESLTRFTSASQVFEHLNPEFRDRHKEQFLALLLDGKNRIISRAQISEGSLNQSIVHPREVFNVAVRSSAAAMILLHNHPTGDPTPSPEDMEVTRRLCEAGELLGIRVLDHIIIGENEFYSFAEHGRI, from the coding sequence ATGAGCGGCGGAATCAAGTGCTGGCCCGAAAAGGAGCGCCCTCGCGAGAAGCTCATGCAGCAGGGGGCCTCTTTTCTTTCCGAGGCGGAGCTCCTCGCCTTGATCCTGAAGAGCGGCGACGCCGCCAGCGGACGGAGTGCGCTGGACCTGGGACGCGAGCTGATGCTCCAGTTCGGCTCGCTGAGCCTTTTAGCCGACGCCTCCTGCAGTGAAATCCAGAAGGTGAAAGGGATCGGTCCCGCGAAAGCCACCTGCATCCTTGCGGCACTCGACCTAGCCCGGCGCTTAAGAGAAAGGGACCGGCGCCCCATCGAGTCGCTCACACGCTTCACCTCCGCCTCGCAGGTATTCGAGCACCTGAACCCGGAGTTCAGGGACAGGCACAAGGAGCAGTTCCTGGCGCTGCTTCTGGACGGCAAGAACCGCATCATTTCCCGTGCCCAGATCTCCGAGGGGTCGCTGAACCAGAGCATCGTCCACCCCCGCGAGGTCTTCAATGTCGCGGTGCGCAGCTCCGCGGCCGCAATGATCCTCCTGCACAACCACCCCACCGGAGACCCTACCCCAAGCCCCGAAGACATGGAAGTCACCCGCCGCCTCTGCGAGGCGGGAGAGCTCCTGGGGATCAGGGTGCTCGACCACATCATCATCGGGGAAAACGAGTTCTACAGCTTCGCGGAGCACGGCCGGATATGA
- a CDS encoding DUF1318 domain-containing protein, whose translation MRGRLLKSLLALTCFLFSACAVITVNVYFPEKAAKEAYKSLDDMLLKPSEKPGGESAPPAPAPLEQQGPQSRLFDQLPSLSLVSEAWAADTDADADALAVELSSMPEVLKAYDDMSSRLPRLTALFNSGAIGISKQGLVVAPPTAKAKLAPQDESLLAAENQSRKTVVMSMAKAILKLQKQKESKEALNLVLGKAAATFAETKREAARPGWWMQLPNDRWVQK comes from the coding sequence ATGAGAGGAAGATTGCTTAAATCGCTGCTGGCCCTGACCTGCTTTCTTTTCAGCGCCTGCGCCGTGATCACCGTCAACGTCTACTTCCCCGAGAAGGCGGCTAAGGAGGCTTACAAGTCGCTGGACGACATGCTCTTGAAACCGAGCGAGAAGCCGGGCGGGGAGAGCGCTCCCCCCGCGCCTGCGCCGCTGGAACAGCAAGGGCCCCAGAGCCGGCTCTTTGACCAGCTCCCTTCCTTGTCGCTGGTATCTGAAGCGTGGGCGGCCGACACCGATGCCGATGCCGACGCCCTGGCTGTGGAGCTTTCCAGTATGCCGGAGGTCTTGAAAGCCTATGACGATATGAGCAGCCGGCTCCCAAGGCTTACCGCGCTCTTCAACAGCGGCGCGATTGGGATCTCGAAACAGGGGCTGGTGGTGGCGCCGCCGACGGCAAAGGCGAAACTGGCGCCCCAGGACGAGAGCCTTTTGGCGGCGGAGAACCAGAGCCGCAAGACGGTGGTGATGAGCATGGCCAAGGCGATACTGAAGCTGCAGAAGCAAAAGGAAAGCAAGGAAGCGCTGAACCTGGTGCTGGGAAAAGCCGCGGCCACCTTCGCCGAGACCAAAAGGGAGGCCGCCCGGCCAGGGTGGTGGATGCAGTTGCCGAACGACCGCTGGGTGCAGAAGTAG